A window of Theileria parva strain Muguga chromosome 4 map unlocalized ctg_529, whole genome shotgun sequence genomic DNA:
TATGATTATGACGACAGGATTCACAAATATAAGCTTCACAAGTAAgctattttaaatttattatgcTTTAGGCATGCTCACGACTTGAAGAATTTATACGATTTGGTACAACAattgtttatattatacaatctGTTTTCTGTGATTccaaaatataataaaattttaggcACAATTGGACCCTGATGAACACGGTGAGCCTATGGCAGAGTTTTCAGGAAAATATCCTGTGGTAATTGAAGGAGACATGGAAAGTGGTGAGTAATATACCATATCCATCTCATTAAATGAATAACCTAATCAATTATATAGGCTCGTTCGTATCCTACAGAGATATAAGAACAAAGCACGGATTAACTAACTCAGTTTATAAGGTCGAGTGGTACCTTTCAACTGCATTTGGTAGTCAGGATCAGTTCTTTCAAATACCTTCTGAGACTTCAGACACCTTTTATCTCTCTGAATACATGGTAAGCTTTTGATTAATATCCAATATGAATCAGATCGGTCATTACTTAATGGTGAAGGTTTATAGGGCAATAAAGTATTATGAAAACAGGTCCTATGTATACTCAGTTTCGCAAAAAGGACCTATCTGTCCAACCACTCAGCTTTGTCATAACATACTAATCAACTCATCAAGGGTATCTTTTCtagtttaatttacataaaatGTTTAGAAATCCGACTTTCATGATGTGCTGATTTCAACTCTTGACCTAGACGTTCTATTCGCTGTTGTTGATAAATCTAGCAAATTCGGGGAATACAAACCCTTTAATAACCCAAATgtagttaaaaattaccctCATTTTCAAAGAGCGGTAACGTTTACTGAGGATAATTTACTAGACAATGAGTCCGGTTCTGAGGATAACAAGCAGGTTGCGAAAGTCGAAAAAAGCCTTTCAGCAGAAGTTGTAACTCATgaaaatagtgttaataatgataaaattgtgGACAAAATTGATCCAACCCCTGTAGAAACGGTTGAACTAGTTCAAAGTGATACCAGCAATGAATTGGAGGAAGAAAATTATCTTGATAACATCGCCGATGATCTGTTTGAGGATGAAAACGTTCAAACCAAGATACCAAGAGGGAATTATATTAAGTTAAAAGCTCCATCCAAagaagttaaaatttacgaTTTAGCCCAAGATGGCGATCACGTTGAGAATAGTGAGGAACAAGAAATGACACCAGAACAAATACGTAGTAACAAGGAGAGTCTAAAATTTCTTTATGGTATTTCAAGCTCAGAActtgatttaataaatgaatCCACAACCGTTTCTGACCTCTCGGAGGACGAAAAGAAGACCAACAACcctaataaatatattgaAAAGGGTAAGAAAAAGAGGTTCTcgatttttaatttattcaaatcaaataaaaGAGCTGAAAATCTTAGGATACCTAACGATAAACCACAAAAACAAATGAAAAGAAATCAAAAGACTCACCCTCAACAACaaaacattaataaaaacCCTGGAAAAGTAAAATCTGATCAGAAAAATGTGGTTGATGATAAAGAATTAGTTGAGAAGTTGGATGAACAAAACCATGGCCTTGAACAACCTGATAACCAGGAACCAAAACCTGTTAAAAATCAACCTGACGGTAACATTTCAGATTTTGAAATTGAATCTGGTGACtcaaaaatgtatattaaacaGTATGATGATATTCAAGGTTCTAACGATAAGATTCCTATGGACAGTAAACTTAAGGGTAAATGGTcacttaaattatttaataaaggTAATGCTAAAGCTAAAATTGAAGGCGGTGGGTCTAACAGTTCTAGATCATCCAAGAGTACTGACAGCAAACCTGataaaaagaataaaaaacCCAAAAAGGTTATTTATGATAGGAAAAGAGAAAAACAACAGAGAGCTCTAAGGGCTAAAAGTGAAATGAACAACTCGCCAACTTCTAATTCTGAATTCACTACCACTGGTTCTGAGGACTTTGACGAATCAGTTTCATCAAAtgattttgataaaaaactAAGAGAAAACCCCAAGTCTTTAACGCCTCAAAAACCTGCTAAACGAAAGGACAAACCAGCTAAATCTGAAAAGAATAAGCCTTTAAAGGGAGAGAAACATGTTAAAGGGCCAAAATCTCCGAATAATTCAAGAATTTCAGGTTCTAGAACACCCAGGGCGGGGAAAACACCCACCAATTCACCAGTGTCAAAACCTATTAAAGGTAAAGCCAAAACTGGTAAAAACCCTCCTAACAAACAGAATATGAAGGTTCATGAGACTAAAAAGGGCAAGGGTGGTATTTTCAGTATTTTTAAGAAGAACAAACATGAAGAAGCACCTCCACAGGATCAGATCAAACCAATTGATCCACGAGAACAGGAGAAAATTAGCTTAGAAAAGTACAAGAGAATAGTTGATACCATAAAATTTGTTCCAGTTAAATTGAGGATTTGCTTGAACGTAATGATTGGATAGatttttatagttttaCAAATCTGATACacattgtataatttaatgtttaggAGCTTATTATAACATTTGGATTGACAAGCTTGAGTTTGAGGTGGAACCAAATAACAGTTGAGAAGGCAGACCAACTATGTTTTAGTCAGTTTCCATCAATCCAACAACAACTTGAAAACAAACTGACAATAGTTTACaacaagtattttttacattttaaaaataattgtttagtGGAGTTCCAATCAAGGTTAGACTAAGAACGCAGTCGTCATTTCAAAGAAATGTTCTATTCCACtctataatatttaacaaatttagaAGAAATTACGTAAGTTTAATTGCAATTAAATCTTTTTAGTCAATTGACCGTTGTGATAGAGAACTTAACACTTGTTTTTACGACGGAATAAAGAGAGCATACGTAAGAGTTTGCGCAGCATATTATGAAGCCAGTAAAAGAAATGAAGAAAAGAACCAGAATTAAACCTAGGGAATTCTCATGAATTTTAAATGCAGagatttatttaataatgtagTTTGATTTTTATTTCCACACATTATGTACTTATTGTTGTGGCagattattttatgtaaaataaaataaatcaatcgacaaaaacattttattatcagtttgaaaatttaaaattttttgtaatttaatttatcaaaaatgACTTCAGTTGATGCCATGAAGGCAACTCTGAAGCGCCTTGAGAAGGAGCGTGTTACGCTACTCGGTCAAATGGAAGACGTTTCGCAAGATTCCTCAGAACACAGgtaatttagataaatatttattagttttcttaatttcactttataattattttgtacaattacaaataatacacatttaactACCACATTTTGTacaaattcattaatttcattGTTCAGGCTTGTTCTTAAGAACTTATCAAAACTACCTTCCGATAGAAAGTGTTATCGCATTATTGGAGGTGTCGCTGTTGAGAGAACAGTCGAGGAAGTTATGCCATCACTGGCCACTCACGCTGATATGGTATTTCTTACTTCTAATTACcaatatttatcatttaaactttgttttatttcctaattttttcattaaaaacttatttatttcatttaGCTTGACCAGCTTCGCGAGAAACTGAAGGGCCACTTGGACACTTTGAACAGTGAAATTAACAAACTAGGCGAGTCTCTTCAGAATACAGTCAAGGAACTAcaaaattcaaattaaGCACTTAACTACATTAACACTGTCCCgtttgtaatattttaaataatcatTATATTctgtatataaattatggcaataaattattttatagcCTCTTTAAACTAGTTAGAGGTTGTATTTCCTTGATGTTTTTGGCTTTAGTAATGTACATGATTAGTCTATCCACACCAATTCCAAGTCCAGCCATGGGCTCCATTCCACAAAATGCTGCGTTCAAGAATTCTTTATCAACTTCCTTTCCCTTTAGATTATTGTCTTTCACTTCAGAAATCTCTGAATCCAGTACcgattttgataatttaagtGGATTACACTGCTCAGTGGAACTATTTGCTATTTCCATACCACCTAGATAACTCTCAAACCTGTTACTGAACAGTTTCTCATTAGAACCATCATTATTTGCGGATTTCTCAtcaaaatatgttaatggTGATACTTGAGTTGGAAAATGAGTTACGTGAACGGGATATGTTAAGTTTGGAACAACAAATTTCTCGAAAATTTCATTCGCTATTGACCCCCAATTAACCCTCCCCATTGAAGACTCAATTTGTTCCGATCTTGCAGAGTCAGTTTTAGATATCATTTCCATGAATTTATCCAAAAGTTCATCTTCGTTGTAAGATGTTATGTCTACTCCAGTGTATTCCTTAATCAAGTCAGAGAATTTAGCTCTTCTCCACTTAACCTCAAATACATTATCACACACAGCATCGTCATTGAATCCATATGATAACAAAGAGTTAATCAGATCCTCCAAGAGCTTAATCATGGTGTTGTAGTCCGCCATTTTCTGGTATATTTCAATCATTGTGAATTCTGGAGAGTGCCTCAAACTAGAACCCTCGTTCCTAAAACACTTACCGATCTCAAACACCTAAGTATACATGTTAATCATTTGTATGAATAAATACAACATATTGTAcatattgtaaataataccttTGTAAGTGGTAAACCCATGAATATTTTCTTAATACTGAATTCGGGTGCAATTCTCAGCTTAACCTTCTCGTTTAGCCTTTTGTAGTAAGTCTCAAAAGGTTCTGCCAAGTCTCCAGATGTGTAATGGTTTAAAATAGGAGTATCGACTTCCACAAAGCCCCTTTCACATAAAAACCTCCTTATCTTTGCAATTATTTGGAATCTCTTGAGGACTTGATACCTGCTAAGTTCATTTGTTAGAAGATCCAAGTGCCTCAGTCTGTACCTTGTTTCTATATCCTTTAAACCATGCTGTTTACTGGGAGGCGGTATTAAACACTTTGAAAGGAACTTTATTCTTTTCGgaattattgaaatttcACCTAGATTAGTCTTCTTCACATTACCGTACAACTCAACAACATCTCCAATATCGATTAATTCAACAAAATCCTTACAAGAATATTGgtaatttttgttttcacttatattattgtttGTATCATTTTCTTGATTATCTCCACTATTATTACCCGGATAAACAAGTATTGGTTCCTCTAGTCTAAACATTACTTGTAATTTGTTATCTTTTCTAAGCCCTTTCAAAGTTATATCTGAAGTTGCGTAATCACCGAAATCCTTAGTACTGTTGACAATGTCAATGAAATGACCATCGAATCTAACGCTTTCAACTCTGCCATACACTTTGTAGAACCTATCAGCTTCCTCACCGTTTGTTAAACTCTCATTTTCACTGATTACCTTTGAAAAACTGGAATAAT
This region includes:
- the Pfdn2 gene encoding Prefoldin subunit family protein, with amino-acid sequence MTSVDAMKATLKRLEKERVTLLGQMEDVSQDSSEHRLVLKNLSKLPSDRKCYRIIGGVAVERTVEEVMPSLATHADMLDQLREKLKGHLDTLNSEINKLGESLQNTVKELQNSN
- the lysS gene encoding tRNA synthetases class II family protein (D; K and N), which encodes MLFCHFLIKKLFPLFVIFNIIEASCVKYFFKRSLFILPKQTLLYKNSFNINNNDIFNLSTSKNSKILRLSLFNNSETTENQLTTNNHSYNNEHPQYLTDSYITNSPNDVLSSTDETADTSLISSLCSYDESPHLLKQIKSRLDHCEVLTKKFKVNPYPEVKPSSDYSSFSKVISENESLTNGEEADRFYKVYGRVESVRFDGHFIDIVNSTKDFGDYATSDITLKGLRKDNKLQVMFRLEEPILVYPGNNSGDNQENDTNNNISENKNYQYSCKDFVELIDIGDVVELYGNVKKTNLGEISIIPKRIKFLSKCLIPPPSKQHGLKDIETRYRLRHLDLLTNELSRYQVLKRFQIIAKIRRFLCERGFVEVDTPILNHYTSGDLAEPFETYYKRLNEKVKLRIAPEFSIKKIFMGLPLTKVFEIGKCFRNEGSSLRHSPEFTMIEIYQKMADYNTMIKLLEDLINSLLSYGFNDDAVCDNVFEVKWRRAKFSDLIKEYTGVDITSYNEDELLDKFMEMISKTDSARSEQIESSMGRVNWGSIANEIFEKFVVPNLTYPVHVTHFPTQVSPLTYFDEKSANNDGSNEKLFSNRFESYLGGMEIANSSTEQCNPLKLSKSVLDSEISEVKDNNLKGKEVDKEFLNAAFCGMEPMAGLGIGVDRLIMYITKAKNIKEIQPLTSLKRL